In a genomic window of Gammaproteobacteria bacterium:
- a CDS encoding LLM class flavin-dependent oxidoreductase, whose product ARACDAYVMHGDPPERIEPKIADMKQRREAVDPEPMTYGMAAYFIVRDSEADAKRELERITNVSPGSPGYNNYQDWISNTKLEQQVSLEDYSVSNRGLRAGLVGTPEQVAERIIDLEKAGLNLLLLQCSPQFEEMERFADQVMPLVEQERAPASRAS is encoded by the coding sequence GCGCGGGCGTGCGATGCGTACGTGATGCACGGGGATCCGCCGGAGCGGATCGAGCCCAAGATTGCGGACATGAAGCAGCGGCGGGAAGCCGTGGATCCGGAGCCGATGACGTACGGCATGGCGGCGTATTTCATCGTGCGCGACTCGGAGGCGGATGCGAAGCGTGAGCTCGAGCGGATCACGAACGTGTCGCCGGGTTCGCCAGGGTACAACAACTATCAGGATTGGATCTCGAACACGAAGCTCGAGCAGCAGGTGAGTCTCGAGGATTACTCGGTGTCTAACCGTGGGTTGCGTGCGGGGCTGGTGGGGACGCCGGAGCAGGTGGCCGAGCGGATCATCGATCTGGAGAAGGCGGGGCTCAATTTGTTGTTGCTGCAGTGCAGTCCGCAGTTCGAGGAGATGGAGCGGTTTGCGGACCAGGTGATGCCGTTGGTGGAGCAGGAGCGGGCGCCAGCGAGCCGGGCGAGCTGA